One genomic window of Meiothermus cerbereus DSM 11376 includes the following:
- a CDS encoding mannose-1-phosphate guanylyltransferase has product MTTLFPVIMAGGKGERFWPLSRQDRPKQFLKLLPDGRSLIQATVDRLLPMVGGWEQVWVVTTFNLLEGIGEHLPPLPAENLLIEPEPRDTAAAVAYAALEVHRRFGDNAVLGVFPADHHIQDEERFRQAVWAAAELAAQHEVIVTLGIQPTFPATGYGYIQQGEKIGEYAGLEAFGVRRFAEKPDQATAEAYLQQGNYWWNGGIFVFRAGVMLRELERFAPQILGPLKAKGREAYAELPKKSLDYAVMEHTDKACVIPASFGWDDLGDWNALERLLGSTDNLELARHVGLDTHGSILYTTGNDIIVTLGLENVLIVRDGPVTLIVKKERSQDIKKVLEALRRDPELARHL; this is encoded by the coding sequence ATGACTACTCTTTTCCCTGTAATCATGGCTGGCGGGAAGGGAGAGCGATTCTGGCCTCTCTCTCGCCAAGATCGGCCCAAGCAGTTTCTCAAACTTCTACCAGATGGTCGCAGTCTGATTCAGGCTACCGTGGATCGCTTGCTGCCAATGGTAGGTGGGTGGGAACAGGTTTGGGTGGTTACCACTTTTAACCTGCTAGAAGGAATAGGCGAACATCTACCACCCTTGCCCGCCGAGAACCTGCTCATCGAACCAGAGCCACGAGATACCGCCGCTGCGGTAGCTTATGCAGCCCTCGAGGTTCACCGGCGTTTCGGCGACAATGCGGTGCTGGGTGTATTTCCGGCGGATCACCACATCCAGGACGAAGAGCGCTTCCGCCAGGCGGTGTGGGCTGCTGCAGAATTGGCCGCTCAACACGAGGTAATTGTTACCCTGGGTATCCAGCCCACCTTTCCCGCCACCGGGTACGGCTATATCCAACAGGGAGAGAAGATAGGTGAGTACGCTGGTTTGGAGGCTTTTGGGGTCAGGCGCTTCGCCGAAAAACCCGACCAGGCCACGGCTGAGGCCTATTTGCAGCAGGGCAATTACTGGTGGAACGGGGGCATCTTCGTCTTCCGGGCCGGGGTCATGCTGCGCGAGCTGGAGCGCTTTGCCCCGCAGATCCTGGGGCCACTAAAGGCCAAGGGGCGCGAGGCCTACGCGGAGCTGCCCAAGAAGAGCCTGGATTACGCGGTGATGGAGCACACCGACAAAGCCTGCGTGATACCGGCCAGCTTTGGCTGGGATGACCTGGGCGACTGGAACGCCCTCGAGCGGCTGCTGGGCTCCACCGACAACCTCGAGCTGGCCCGCCACGTGGGTCTGGACACCCACGGTTCCATCCTCTATACCACCGGCAATGACATCATCGTTACGCTGGGTCTGGAGAACGTGCTGATAGTGCGCGATGGCCCGGTTACCCTCATCGTGAAGAAAGAGCGCAGCCAGGACATCAAGAAGGTTCTCGAGGCCTTGCGCCGCGACCCTGAGCTGGCCCGACACCTGTAA